The following proteins are co-located in the Desulfoscipio sp. XC116 genome:
- a CDS encoding succinate dehydrogenase, whose protein sequence is MLQRTLARSNKTDLYLDLIELTSGFILVGFLWTHMLFVATILISPETFNLLSELLDTYYLSYIGIPFVVVVALMHFVIAGRRIPTRMQEQRIVWQHAKMLRHTDTWTWVFQAITGMAILVLASIHVWLVVTGWPIRDFTSAQRMESFWWFYLILLIVGEYHAGFGIYRQFVKWGWFPRKPIGYISKAITAIILVLGLAAMVVFVQLGGTL, encoded by the coding sequence TTGCTACAGAGAACCCTAGCTAGAAGCAACAAGACCGACCTGTATCTGGATCTGATTGAATTAACCAGCGGGTTTATCCTGGTGGGATTTTTATGGACCCACATGCTTTTCGTGGCTACCATATTAATCTCCCCGGAAACGTTTAACTTATTATCCGAACTTTTGGATACTTATTACTTGTCTTACATCGGCATCCCGTTTGTTGTAGTGGTTGCACTCATGCACTTTGTTATCGCGGGACGCCGCATACCCACCCGGATGCAGGAACAGCGCATTGTCTGGCAGCACGCCAAGATGCTGCGTCATACCGATACCTGGACCTGGGTGTTTCAGGCCATTACCGGTATGGCTATTTTGGTACTGGCCAGTATTCACGTATGGCTGGTGGTCACAGGGTGGCCTATCCGTGACTTTACCAGTGCCCAGCGCATGGAATCATTTTGGTGGTTCTATCTAATACTGCTCATCGTTGGCGAATATCACGCGGGATTTGGCATTTACCGCCAGTTCGTCAAGTGGGGCTGGTTCCCGCGCAAACCCATCGGCTATATTTCTAAAGCTATTACCGCCATTATACTTGTCCTGGGACTGGCGGCAATGGTGGTCTTTGTCCAGTTAGGAGGTACCCTATGA